The following proteins come from a genomic window of Falco cherrug isolate bFalChe1 chromosome Z, bFalChe1.pri, whole genome shotgun sequence:
- the LOC114016878 gene encoding uncharacterized protein LOC114016878 isoform X4, protein MEPSQLRVQTPLLVSLVFITVFYWSGASDMSVTHQEQKYPKVLQLKACHPWTSAQREGTQHSQRSSADDRMLLLGKEEDKNEGSIPWQKTNPGLNIVWSQQNHMDRVIQPLLSMTKYHTA, encoded by the exons ATGGAGCCATCCCAGTTAAGAGTCCAGACTCCTCTTTTG GTATCCCTCGTGTTTATCACTGTGTTCTACTGGTCAGGTGCATCTGACATGTCAGTCACTCATCAGGAACAAAAATATCCCAAAGTGCTGCAGCTAAAAGCATGCCATCCCTGGACATCTGCCCAAAGAGAAGGCACTCAACACTCGCAGAGATCTTCTGCAGATGACAGAATGCTTCTACTTGGAAAG GAGGAAGACAAAAATGAGGGCTCTATCCCATGGCAGAAGACCAATCCAGGACTGAACATT gTATGGTCTCAGCAGAACCATATGGACAGGGTTATACAGCCTCTGCTCTCCATGACCAAATACCACACAGCTT